In [Clostridium] cellulosi, one genomic interval encodes:
- the tpiA gene encoding Triosephosphate isomerase (High confidence in function and specificity) codes for MNKDLRKVVIAGNWKMNKTPEEAKKLIEEIKPLVKDAKCEVVTCVPFVDLTTVLEATKGSNIKVGAQNCHWEEKGAFTGEISAPMLKSMNVEYVIIGHSERRQYFGETDITVNKRVKAALANGLKVIICVGESLEQREQGVTCELVAMQTKIALNGVSADDMKNVIIAYEPIWAIGTGKTATAEQANEVNHAIRETIAQVYGKAVADALTIQYGGSMNAGNAEELLAQPDVDGGLIGGASLKPADFAKIVEAASK; via the coding sequence ATGAATAAAGATCTTAGAAAAGTAGTTATCGCTGGTAACTGGAAAATGAACAAAACCCCTGAGGAAGCGAAGAAGCTTATCGAAGAAATCAAGCCGCTCGTAAAAGACGCAAAATGTGAAGTTGTTACATGCGTTCCTTTTGTTGATCTCACAACAGTTCTTGAAGCAACAAAAGGCTCGAATATAAAGGTCGGTGCTCAGAACTGCCATTGGGAAGAGAAGGGCGCATTCACAGGTGAAATCTCGGCTCCGATGCTCAAATCAATGAACGTCGAGTATGTAATCATCGGACACAGCGAGCGCAGACAGTATTTTGGAGAAACTGATATAACTGTAAACAAGCGCGTAAAGGCCGCTCTTGCGAATGGGCTTAAGGTTATCATCTGCGTTGGTGAAAGCCTCGAGCAGCGTGAGCAGGGCGTTACATGCGAGCTTGTCGCGATGCAGACAAAGATTGCCCTCAACGGCGTTTCAGCCGATGATATGAAAAATGTTATCATAGCTTACGAGCCGATTTGGGCAATTGGCACCGGAAAGACTGCCACAGCAGAACAGGCCAACGAGGTCAACCACGCTATCCGTGAAACAATAGCGCAAGTTTATGGCAAAGCTGTCGCAGACGCCCTTACAATTCAGTATGGCGGCTCAATGAATGCTGGCAATGCGGAAGAACTTCTTGCACAGCCTGATGTTGACGGCGGGCTTATCGGCGGTGCTTCACTTAAACCTGCTGATTTTGCGAAAATCGTCGAAGCAGCTTCAAAATAA
- a CDS encoding thioesterase superfamily protein (High confidence in function and specificity) codes for MSTLHARSPQESITILTELVLPAQANLLGNLLGGQLMHFMDIAGALTCRRHSGYEVATVAVDKLEFKHPIKVGEVITITSKLIWVGNTSMKVKIDVSAEDTKVHVCKLTNTAYMTFVALDSNCKPVKVPPLAPQTDEEKALFEREQKRYLEFKKSRK; via the coding sequence ATGAGCACATTACATGCAAGAAGTCCACAGGAATCTATTACTATATTGACTGAACTTGTACTGCCCGCTCAGGCAAACCTTCTCGGCAACCTCCTCGGCGGACAGCTTATGCATTTCATGGATATTGCCGGGGCACTGACCTGCCGGCGTCATTCTGGATATGAAGTTGCTACCGTCGCTGTAGACAAGCTTGAATTCAAGCACCCGATCAAAGTCGGAGAAGTCATCACTATTACTTCAAAGCTCATCTGGGTTGGAAATACATCAATGAAGGTTAAAATTGATGTTTCAGCGGAAGATACTAAGGTACACGTTTGCAAGCTCACGAATACTGCATATATGACATTCGTGGCGCTGGACTCAAATTGCAAGCCGGTAAAAGTGCCTCCGCTTGCGCCGCAAACTGACGAAGAAAAAGCTTTGTTTGAAAGAGAACAAAAGCGGTACCTTGAATTTAAGAAGTCGCGCAAATGA
- a CDS encoding hypothetical protein (High confidence in function and specificity), producing the protein MPSLNIVLVEPEIPQNTGNIARTCAATGATLHIVKPMGFTVDDKKLKRAGLDYWWLMTPIKYYDGLEDFFSKNSGPFYYFSTKAKHVYTEIKYPDGCYLVFGKETAGLPEKLLYENPDTTVRLPMRAEARSLNLANSVAIGAYEVLRQWNFPNLKEHGQLREYRWDE; encoded by the coding sequence TTGCCTTCATTAAATATAGTTTTGGTTGAGCCGGAAATACCGCAAAATACCGGAAATATTGCAAGAACCTGTGCTGCAACCGGTGCGACCCTCCACATTGTAAAACCGATGGGATTTACAGTTGACGACAAGAAGCTAAAGCGCGCCGGACTTGACTACTGGTGGCTCATGACGCCAATTAAGTATTATGACGGGCTTGAGGATTTCTTTTCTAAAAATTCAGGGCCGTTTTACTATTTTTCAACTAAAGCAAAGCATGTCTATACTGAGATTAAATATCCAGACGGCTGTTATTTGGTTTTTGGAAAAGAGACTGCAGGGCTTCCAGAAAAGCTGTTATATGAAAACCCAGATACTACAGTGAGGCTGCCTATGCGCGCAGAGGCGAGAAGCCTGAACCTCGCAAATTCTGTTGCCATCGGTGCCTATGAAGTGCTCAGACAATGGAATTTCCCCAATCTCAAGGAACATGGCCAGCTTAGGGAATACCGTTGGGACGAGTAA
- the pgk gene encoding Phosphoglycerate kinase (High confidence in function and specificity), with protein sequence MTYNKKTIEDIDVNGKRVFVRCDFNVPLDENGNITDDKRIRESIKTIKYLLDHNAKVVLSSHLGRPKGEFNMKYSLAPVAKRLSELLGKEVIMAKDVIGEDAKAKAAALKDGQAMLLENVRFHKEEEKNDESFAKALASYADIFVNDAFGTAHRAHASTEGVSHFVPVSVCGYLIQKEISIMGKALSDPKRPFVAILGGAKVSDKIGVINNLIDKVDTLIVGGGMAYTFLKSLGHHIGSSICEEDKIGLATELMEKAKSKGVKFLIPVDNRIGDKYDPNCESKVVDSDEIPDGWMGLDIGPATEKMFADAIKGAGTVVWNGPMGVSEWEKFASGTRAIATAVAESGAISIIGGGDSAAAIEHLGFADKMTHISTGGGASLEFLEGKTLPGIACLNDK encoded by the coding sequence ATGACTTACAACAAAAAAACTATTGAGGATATCGACGTAAACGGCAAGCGCGTATTTGTCCGCTGTGATTTTAATGTTCCTCTTGATGAGAATGGTAATATCACAGATGACAAGCGCATTCGTGAATCAATAAAAACTATAAAATATCTTCTGGACCATAATGCAAAGGTAGTTCTTTCTTCTCACCTCGGAAGACCGAAGGGTGAATTCAATATGAAGTATTCACTCGCTCCGGTCGCAAAGAGACTTTCCGAGCTTCTCGGTAAAGAAGTAATAATGGCTAAGGACGTCATTGGAGAGGATGCAAAGGCAAAGGCAGCCGCTCTTAAAGACGGTCAGGCAATGCTCCTTGAGAACGTCCGTTTCCACAAGGAAGAAGAAAAGAACGACGAGAGCTTTGCAAAAGCGCTCGCTTCATATGCTGATATATTTGTAAACGATGCTTTTGGAACAGCTCATCGTGCGCACGCTTCAACTGAAGGCGTTTCACATTTCGTTCCCGTATCTGTTTGCGGTTACCTCATTCAGAAAGAGATCAGCATCATGGGCAAGGCTTTGAGCGATCCGAAACGCCCGTTTGTTGCTATTCTCGGCGGCGCAAAGGTTTCCGACAAGATCGGTGTTATTAATAACCTGATTGATAAGGTTGACACACTGATTGTCGGCGGCGGTATGGCTTATACATTTTTGAAATCACTTGGCCATCACATCGGCAGCTCAATCTGCGAAGAAGATAAAATAGGCCTTGCTACTGAACTCATGGAAAAAGCAAAGAGCAAAGGCGTTAAATTCCTTATTCCGGTGGACAATCGCATCGGCGATAAATACGATCCGAACTGCGAAAGCAAAGTTGTTGATTCAGATGAAATTCCTGACGGCTGGATGGGACTTGATATCGGTCCTGCAACCGAGAAGATGTTTGCTGATGCAATAAAGGGCGCTGGCACAGTTGTTTGGAATGGTCCTATGGGTGTTTCCGAATGGGAGAAATTTGCTTCAGGTACAAGAGCAATTGCAACTGCTGTTGCTGAGTCCGGCGCTATCTCAATCATCGGCGGTGGAGATTCCGCTGCAGCTATTGAGCACCTTGGCTTTGCCGATAAGATGACTCATATTTCAACAGGCGGCGGCGCTTCGCTCGAATTCCTCGAGGGCAAGACACTGCCAGGTATTGCATGCCTCAACGATAAATAA
- a CDS encoding putative protein MJ0808 (High confidence in function and specificity) → MALKTAKYYEKDSEKAVKCLLCPNECTIGEGKSGRCFARKNIGGELTAEGYGRITSIALDPIEKKPLAMFYPGSNILSIGFYGCNFTCKFCQNYRISQCKADYREFTPKQIVELALEAQSAGNIGIAYTYNEPLTSFEFVYDCAKLAKEAGLKNVIVTNGYINREPMAELLPYIDAMNIDLKAFTDKFYRELCGGSVEPVKQAIALCAKSCHVEVTTLLIPGFNDTNEEIESIASFLAHISPDIPLHLTRHHPDYKLLEQAPIRRERLFELMDVARRHLKYVFAGNI, encoded by the coding sequence ATGGCTTTGAAAACTGCAAAATACTATGAAAAAGATAGTGAGAAAGCAGTAAAATGCCTGCTCTGCCCGAATGAATGCACGATAGGCGAAGGCAAATCCGGGAGATGTTTCGCGCGGAAAAATATCGGCGGTGAGCTGACAGCAGAAGGCTATGGCAGGATTACATCTATCGCTCTCGACCCGATTGAGAAGAAACCGCTTGCCATGTTCTATCCCGGAAGCAATATCCTGTCAATCGGCTTTTATGGCTGCAATTTTACCTGCAAATTTTGTCAAAACTATCGAATTTCCCAGTGCAAAGCCGATTACAGGGAATTTACTCCGAAGCAGATAGTCGAGTTGGCTCTTGAGGCACAGTCTGCTGGCAATATTGGGATTGCCTATACCTATAACGAACCGTTGACTTCTTTTGAATTTGTATATGACTGTGCAAAACTCGCAAAAGAAGCCGGTTTAAAGAATGTCATTGTTACTAACGGCTACATCAATCGCGAACCGATGGCCGAGCTCCTGCCCTATATTGACGCTATGAATATCGATTTGAAAGCGTTTACAGACAAGTTCTACCGAGAACTTTGCGGCGGGAGTGTAGAGCCTGTCAAGCAAGCAATCGCTTTGTGCGCAAAATCATGTCACGTTGAGGTGACCACATTACTTATACCTGGCTTCAACGACACAAACGAAGAAATTGAATCTATTGCGTCATTTTTAGCACATATCTCGCCTGATATTCCCTTGCATTTGACAAGGCACCACCCAGACTATAAGCTGCTGGAGCAGGCTCCTATTCGTCGTGAACGTCTGTTCGAGCTTATGGATGTAGCCCGCAGGCACTTAAAATATGTCTTTGCCGGCAATATATAA
- a CDS encoding Protein TTE1956 (High confidence in function and specificity), with translation MSDVIIGGYLLPHPPVIVPEVGKGRENDAALTLKAYQQVSLEAKQLAPDTVIIISPHAPLFSDYVFMYDSPQLSGSFANFDAPNAKLSFEQDSDLRQEIERAMHKAGIPGGTLSASEKARFDIKDELDHGVLVPLYYFSKLYKDFKIVAMSCSGLDMQQLYNLGKLLRACAEKLSRKTVILASGDMSHKVNRESPYGMRPEGAEFDRQVSEFISASDIPSILSIDSGLREKAAECGYRSLVILCGAFDKIKPECELLSYEAPFGIGYCVARFSPSETSAPSAFEQAYKKVPRENENPYVNIARKSLEAYVQSGTEISSSQFRNIPNAKDLFEKRAGVFVSLKKFGELRGCIGTTAPTQDNIAEEIIENAISAGTRDPRFNPVRPDELDFLEYSVDVLSEAVPAKISELDPKTYGVIVRKGSRSGLLLPDLEGVDTVEQQLEIACRKAGINPRENYDIYKFTVTRYKGNSKEG, from the coding sequence ATGAGCGATGTCATTATCGGCGGATATCTTCTTCCCCACCCGCCTGTTATTGTCCCGGAAGTTGGAAAAGGCCGCGAAAACGACGCCGCACTGACCCTTAAAGCATATCAGCAGGTGTCACTTGAGGCAAAACAGCTCGCACCAGACACCGTTATAATCATTTCTCCGCATGCCCCGCTTTTCAGTGATTATGTATTTATGTATGACTCGCCGCAGCTCAGCGGCAGTTTTGCTAACTTTGATGCCCCAAATGCGAAACTCAGTTTTGAGCAGGACAGCGACCTGCGGCAAGAGATTGAACGCGCAATGCACAAAGCCGGCATACCGGGAGGAACGCTGTCCGCGTCTGAAAAAGCCCGGTTTGATATTAAAGACGAGCTTGACCACGGCGTTCTTGTTCCGCTCTATTATTTCTCAAAACTTTATAAGGATTTTAAAATTGTTGCAATGTCATGCTCAGGGCTTGATATGCAGCAGCTCTACAATCTGGGAAAATTGCTCCGGGCATGTGCCGAAAAACTGTCCCGCAAAACGGTTATCCTTGCAAGCGGCGATATGTCCCATAAGGTAAACCGAGAAAGCCCCTACGGCATGAGGCCTGAGGGCGCGGAGTTTGACCGTCAGGTCAGTGAATTTATTTCAGCAAGTGACATTCCTTCCATACTCTCCATCGACTCTGGGCTTAGGGAAAAAGCGGCAGAATGCGGATACCGTTCGCTTGTCATCCTATGCGGGGCATTTGATAAAATAAAGCCCGAGTGCGAACTGCTTTCATACGAGGCGCCGTTCGGTATTGGTTATTGTGTCGCAAGGTTCTCCCCGTCTGAAACCAGTGCTCCCAGTGCATTTGAGCAGGCATATAAAAAAGTCCCGCGTGAGAACGAAAACCCTTATGTCAATATAGCCCGCAAATCACTTGAAGCCTATGTTCAAAGCGGAACGGAGATATCTTCTTCCCAGTTTAGAAATATTCCTAATGCCAAGGACCTGTTTGAAAAGAGAGCCGGCGTTTTCGTATCACTTAAAAAATTTGGCGAACTGCGCGGCTGTATCGGCACCACCGCGCCGACACAGGACAACATTGCGGAAGAGATTATCGAAAATGCAATAAGTGCCGGGACGCGTGACCCACGCTTTAACCCTGTCAGGCCCGATGAACTCGACTTTCTGGAATACAGTGTTGACGTATTGTCCGAAGCCGTTCCTGCTAAAATCAGTGAACTTGACCCGAAAACTTACGGTGTTATTGTGAGAAAAGGCAGCCGTTCCGGGCTGCTGCTTCCTGACCTTGAAGGGGTCGATACTGTAGAACAGCAGCTTGAAATTGCATGCCGAAAGGCAGGTATCAATCCCCGCGAAAACTATGATATCTATAAATTTACGGTAACACGTTATAAGGGCAATTCAAAAGAGGGTTAA
- a CDS encoding putative RNA methyltransferase CTC_02481 (High confidence in function and specificity), with product MQLKKNMEIELQITGTTHDGKGVGRYNDFVIFVPHCAEGETVKVHVLSVKKNLAYGKLLEVIVPSPARIESDCPVSEKCGGCVFRHISYEEELRIKYNRVSDTLKKIGGLSITPEQILESPEIYGYRNKAQYPVGYTKDGKITAGFFAAHSHRIVGCLNCQLEPPLFENILKAVIAFMNEYKITAYNEETGEGLIRNIYIRRARATGQTAVCFVINGDSIPHEDKLIETIRSVSPEITGIVLNINKSRTNVILGKTCRTIWGNDRITDILCGVKYEISPQSFYQVNSLQTGRLYSIAKEFADLNKNDTLLDMYCGAGTIGLFMADSVKNLIGVEVVPEAIEDAKRNAQINNISNARFICSDAGEAAKRLLSEGYRPDVVVLDPPRKGCDTLTIDSVVSMSPERIVYVSCDPATLARDLKIFTEKGYIVRRVKPVDMFPRTSHVETVCLMRNKRMLERLKMLGLRYDVI from the coding sequence ATGCAACTAAAAAAGAATATGGAAATAGAACTACAAATAACTGGTACGACACATGACGGAAAAGGCGTTGGACGCTATAACGATTTTGTAATCTTTGTCCCGCACTGTGCAGAAGGCGAAACTGTAAAGGTTCATGTATTAAGTGTCAAGAAAAATCTGGCCTATGGAAAGCTTCTTGAAGTAATTGTCCCCTCCCCTGCCCGTATCGAGTCGGACTGTCCGGTCTCTGAAAAGTGCGGCGGCTGCGTTTTCCGCCATATATCCTACGAAGAAGAACTTAGAATTAAGTATAACCGCGTCAGCGACACGTTAAAGAAAATCGGGGGCCTTTCTATTACTCCAGAACAAATACTCGAAAGCCCTGAGATTTATGGATATCGCAATAAGGCTCAGTATCCCGTCGGATATACGAAAGACGGCAAAATTACTGCTGGGTTCTTTGCCGCTCACAGCCATCGTATTGTCGGCTGCCTTAACTGCCAGTTAGAGCCGCCTTTGTTCGAAAATATTTTAAAAGCCGTTATCGCATTTATGAATGAGTATAAGATAACGGCATATAATGAGGAAACCGGCGAGGGGCTTATCAGAAATATCTATATTAGGAGAGCAAGAGCTACCGGGCAGACAGCCGTATGCTTTGTCATCAACGGCGATAGTATACCCCATGAGGATAAGCTCATTGAAACAATAAGAAGTGTTTCCCCGGAAATTACAGGGATAGTACTTAATATCAACAAAAGCCGCACCAATGTTATCTTAGGTAAAACGTGCAGAACAATCTGGGGCAACGACCGCATTACTGACATATTGTGCGGCGTAAAATATGAAATTTCACCACAATCATTCTATCAAGTAAACAGTTTACAGACCGGACGGCTCTATTCTATCGCAAAAGAGTTCGCTGATTTAAATAAAAACGACACATTGCTCGATATGTACTGCGGCGCGGGTACAATTGGATTATTCATGGCTGACAGCGTAAAAAACTTAATCGGAGTGGAAGTTGTACCGGAGGCTATCGAGGACGCAAAAAGAAATGCACAAATAAACAATATCTCAAACGCCCGGTTTATTTGCTCTGATGCCGGAGAAGCCGCAAAACGCCTGTTATCCGAAGGCTACCGGCCCGACGTTGTTGTTCTTGACCCGCCGAGAAAGGGGTGCGACACTCTTACTATAGATTCAGTTGTATCAATGTCGCCCGAACGGATTGTCTATGTCTCATGCGACCCCGCTACCCTCGCCCGCGACCTTAAGATTTTCACTGAAAAAGGCTATATTGTCCGCCGTGTAAAGCCTGTCGACATGTTTCCGAGAACGAGCCATGTCGAAACAGTATGTTTGATGCGAAATAAGAGAATGTTAGAACGGTTAAAAATGCTTGGTTTGAGGTACGATGTTATATAA
- a CDS encoding hypothetical protein (Family membership): protein MIERIFNGRNGIDIISLCALMLALLFMPYKWTWLLAVALIGYALFRCFSKNIYKRRQEVWKFQNGLMRFAQFFARNTAGMRNFFKYISLKWKNRKTTVYFKCPKCRKILSLPRHKGKLAVTCTVCGHEFIKKT from the coding sequence TTGATTGAGAGAATATTTAATGGGCGCAACGGTATTGATATAATCTCGCTTTGTGCTTTGATGCTGGCTTTACTGTTCATGCCTTATAAATGGACATGGCTCCTTGCAGTAGCTTTGATAGGATATGCGCTTTTCAGATGTTTCTCCAAGAATATATATAAAAGACGTCAGGAAGTTTGGAAATTCCAGAACGGCCTTATGCGATTCGCACAGTTTTTCGCCCGCAATACGGCTGGAATGCGGAATTTCTTCAAGTATATCTCACTAAAATGGAAGAACAGAAAAACTACAGTATATTTTAAATGTCCTAAATGCAGAAAGATTCTTAGTTTGCCTCGTCATAAAGGGAAGCTTGCCGTTACATGCACAGTCTGCGGTCACGAATTTATAAAGAAAACATAA